In Idiomarina sp. PL1-037, a single genomic region encodes these proteins:
- a CDS encoding antitoxin Xre/MbcA/ParS toxin-binding domain-containing protein: protein MHHEHYIPKTAQQPLKLTLKEKLGLPEDYPTMNSAIGQGFKFDVVDSIAHETELSETEILNALNLPDWNKVQKRKRSRFTRVESNRIYALIEAVTAAEALFEGEACAAINWLKKRCRGLGGRSPIENLNSFIELQQVLALIHRLECGVFN, encoded by the coding sequence ATGCACCACGAACACTACATCCCCAAGACTGCGCAACAGCCTTTGAAGCTGACTTTAAAGGAAAAGCTAGGGCTGCCTGAAGACTACCCAACGATGAACAGTGCCATCGGACAAGGTTTCAAGTTCGACGTCGTCGATTCGATAGCGCACGAGACGGAGCTGTCAGAAACCGAAATTTTGAATGCGCTTAACCTTCCTGACTGGAATAAGGTACAAAAAAGAAAGCGCAGCCGCTTTACCAGGGTAGAAAGCAACCGTATTTATGCGTTAATTGAAGCCGTAACGGCCGCTGAGGCGCTTTTTGAGGGTGAAGCATGCGCTGCTATTAACTGGCTTAAAAAGCGTTGTAGAGGACTCGGTGGGCGCTCACCTATCGAAAACCTGAACTCATTCATAGAGCTTCAACAGGTACTCGCCCTAATTCATCGCCTGGAGTGCGGTGTTTTCAACTAG